A genomic region of Gemmatimonadales bacterium contains the following coding sequences:
- a CDS encoding asparaginase — protein MNDLNVTVTRGSIAESVHPVSAAVVTADREIVAHAGDPGLVTYWRSASKPFQLMPLLIDGGVERFALDRPMIALACGSHNAESVHREVGARWLSAIGATEADLACGGHPSLWPALADAMVHDDVAATPLWSNCSGKHAGLLALARLHGWGPSGYEERSHPVQQRVAESVAEWSGLPIDELQWGIDGCTAAAVALPLHAMAAAYARLGSRDDSPAQLIRDAMIGDPYLVAGAERLDTVLMEAWPGEVIAKIGAEGVYSAALPRAGVGLALKVHDGDMKAACVALVGLLEQVASRLKIDAAWPDHALTPWRLPQIRNTRGIATGQFELRGTLQWR, from the coding sequence ATGAATGATCTCAATGTGACGGTGACCCGCGGCTCGATCGCAGAGTCGGTCCATCCGGTTTCGGCCGCAGTTGTCACTGCGGATCGTGAAATCGTGGCGCACGCCGGTGATCCCGGCCTGGTGACCTATTGGCGATCGGCTTCGAAGCCGTTCCAGTTGATGCCGCTCCTCATTGACGGCGGCGTGGAGCGATTTGCTCTCGACCGGCCCATGATCGCGCTTGCCTGTGGGTCGCACAACGCCGAGTCGGTGCATCGCGAAGTTGGTGCGCGGTGGCTCTCGGCGATCGGGGCAACTGAAGCCGACCTGGCGTGCGGTGGTCACCCGTCGCTCTGGCCCGCCCTGGCTGACGCGATGGTGCACGACGACGTCGCGGCGACTCCGCTCTGGAGCAACTGCTCGGGAAAACATGCCGGCCTGCTCGCACTGGCGCGTCTGCACGGATGGGGGCCGTCAGGATACGAGGAACGATCGCATCCGGTGCAGCAGCGCGTCGCCGAGTCGGTGGCCGAATGGAGCGGTCTCCCGATCGACGAGCTCCAGTGGGGGATCGACGGCTGTACCGCTGCTGCGGTGGCGCTACCGCTTCATGCCATGGCCGCGGCGTACGCGCGACTCGGCAGCCGAGACGACTCGCCCGCGCAATTGATCCGGGACGCGATGATCGGCGATCCGTACCTTGTTGCCGGGGCTGAGCGCCTCGACACCGTGTTGATGGAAGCGTGGCCCGGCGAGGTGATCGCGAAGATCGGTGCAGAGGGTGTGTACTCCGCAGCACTGCCGCGCGCCGGCGTGGGTCTGGCCCTCAAGGTGCACGACGGTGACATGAAAGCTGCGTGCGTCGCATTGGTCGGTCTGCTCGAACAGGTCGCCAGTCGACTGAAGATCGATGCGGCGTGGCCCGACCATGCGCTCACGCCGTGGCGCCTTCCACAGATTCGCAACACTCGCGGCATCGCGACCGGCCAGTTCGAGTTGCGAGGGACGCTGCAGTGGCGGTAG